A window from Pararge aegeria chromosome 6, ilParAegt1.1, whole genome shotgun sequence encodes these proteins:
- the LOC120624550 gene encoding uncharacterized protein LOC120624550, which translates to MAEEKLINLVRLHECLYNIKSRHYSDQHMKNNAWEQIAKEFNKTPQECLKMWTNIRNNYRKAIKNRTSKSGDSAKPQRPIKHERELQFLTTFLQNRAQVSNLDSSSEDTQDSFLDSLQSRPQSQMSHSDSQNSRPRSQNITTAEILKNYIDSKNNEDEHPIDIFFKSMSATVKSLPKKLQLQVKRDVLLIVNKAEIEYSEMLEAPQHIETTRSINEPSTSKQKPPVNQSNYTMDDFSYYTPQATSVNNEDNIHSTLKYTPTPIPRCQDQNIEISDYQNIETNDYQNL; encoded by the exons ATGGCGGAAGAAAAGCTAATTAATTTAGTTCGTCTACACGAGtgtttatacaatataaaatcgCGTCACTACAGTGACCAACACATGAAAAATAATGCGTGGGAGCAAATCGCCAAAGAATTCAATAAAACAC ctCAAGAATGCCTCAAGATGTGGACGAACATCAGAAACAACTATCGAAAAGCGATAAAAAATAGAACAAGCAAAAGTGGTGATTCTGCAAAGCCACAAAGGCCAATAAAACACGAAAGAGAACTCCAATTCTTAActacatttttacaaaatagaGCACAGGTATCTAATTTAGATTCGTCTTCCGAGGACACACAAGATTCTTTCTTGGATTCTCTTCAATCACGGCCACAATCACAAATGTCACATTCAGATTCACAAAACTCGCGTCCTCGATCACAAAACATAACCACAGCtgagatattaaaaaattatatagattcTAAAAATAACGAAGATGAACAtcctatagatatattttttaaatcaatgtctGCTACAGTAAAATCTTTACCGAAAAAGTTGCAACTTCAAGTGAAAAGAGATGTATTGCTTATTGTTAATAAGGCAGAAATCGAATATTCAGAAATGTTAGAAGCACCACAGCATATTGAAACAACAAGATCTATTAATGAACCATCCACATCGAAACAAAAACCTCCTGTGAATCAATCAAACTACACCATGGACGATTTTTCTTATTACACACCCCAAGCAACATCCGTAAATAACGAGGACAACATACATTCAACATTGAAATATACACCGACACCCATACCTAGATGCCAAGACCAAAACATTGAAATCAGTGATTACCAGAATATTGAAACCAATGATTaccagaatttgtaa